DNA from Mugil cephalus isolate CIBA_MC_2020 chromosome 5, CIBA_Mcephalus_1.1, whole genome shotgun sequence:
TGCATAATTTTTTGATTGACTCTGTTAAGAAATGGTGTCTATAACATAGCAGGTTTCTAAAGGACAGAAGAGGCCTCCTCATCACGTTTATGTTGCTACTTACCAGAAATTCATAATTTCGCTCTTGCTTTTTAAACTTGGCGTGTGGAGGAATGTGaattaaatatgatttaatGCAGGGAGTTTCAGGTCTTAGTTTGTCCGTGATGTCTGTGCCGATCGTGGAACTGATTCACTGACAAAGAGGTCGACACGGAGCCTTTCTCCGTGCCGTACCGGGCAGATGCCAGAGTCGTATGTTAGAGAGAATCTGGCCAACTGGCACGTCTGAGCcatcccgctatgctgattggttctgagctggtcacgtgtttcgtGGGCGCCATGGTCAATATAACTAATGTTCGCTCATaaagaagtggcaataacagagaataaaactgtaTAACAAGTTAAATATGCCACAGGATCGGGAAAACACGAAGGTTTTCCCCGTTTCCCCCGTGAACTAAAACGGAGAAAGTTGTGAGAGCaaagattaaaaggaaaaactggaTGACAACTGATTTGTCCCTGtcatgtgaggtaaatgtcagcgtctctctttgacgtttgttaagattttatgtagaataataaagtcataccatcattaatgtgcaCTTTGACCTCAAAACCGCCCAGcgccgctttacaaatgaatgaaatctgatGAGGCGATCGAGctgcaaagcattttacagcatttaagatgtttaaagtaagtagatgctgggatatttaagaaGTGAAGTCCTTTagcatattgacagacgttgtcAATAGCATTTATAGGCTCATTAATGTTGAAAATAagcgatttatttcaacataacaCATTCTGCCCCATAGAGTTACAGACTTTTGCCCCCGATAcatcaaacatggcgcccatgatttaaATTTGCCAGACTCTCtgtaatatacggctctggtaGATGCTACTAGCTAGCGCCCTCTGGCTGTGAGTCTGCTTAGTcctgttgctgtgtgtgtaaaGCTTTGATGCGGTGCGGAGGTAACGGGAGATGTGGTCCTTTTTCGCCAGGGATCCTGTCAAAGACTTCGCCTATGAAATCCTCCCAGACAGCCAAGAGAAGTCTGGGATATGGAGCCTCCATCGGGGGAAGCGGAAGGTAAAAGAGCGCTATTGATCGAGCTAATGGTTAGCGTTAGCTCACCTACCCATGGAGGCCTGCCACTTAGCCGAATAGCTAACCTCGGAGTTTGTTCGCTAATTCAGCCTTTATGATACGCGTCTTGTCTATCAACGACTTTTCTAATCATTTCCCCCAATTTATTGTCGCTGCTAACACATATTGTCCGGCTTGTCAGTGCGTCGTTGAGTTTCTACCCGGTGAATGAGCTCAGGGTTTTTGTTTACTCCCAGGGACAGACACGTATTTCTCGCCACGTCACCCCGTTTTAGCCGAGATATCGGCTCTTATCTGAATAGTGTTAAACCAACTCTCACACGAATAAAGGGGTCGTTCCCCATTGCTGACAGCACCAACGTACTGTCTTAAATATTGTCACCGATAAGCTGAAGCTATAAGCTCCGAGTCAGATGACCAACTTCCTACTGCCATCAaccctccaccaccatcatcatcatcatcatcaccatttcAATAGATGAGGTGAAATCTGACAGTCTGGTTGATTTTTCCAGATATGTTTTCAATTAGCATGATGCGAATTTCACATGTGGGTTGTATAAGTGTTGAAAGTGCCAAAAACTGTGTCCACAGACCAATGGAGAGCcggtgtctgtgtttgtgtacgaGATGGCTCAGGGGACAGAGCTGCAGACCCAGCTAGCCAAGGCTGCCTTCAAGCGCATGAAGACCCTGCGGCACCCGAACATCCTGGCCTACGTCGACGGGCTGGAGGTACGTGTTCCGTCTTGACAcaagctccaaaaaaaaaaaaaaaagtctcagagGTCCGTCTTTGAACTGTCTCGGTGAATTGTTGCAAACATAGTGAGTGGCCGTGTTTTTGTCATGTGTCTTATCTCCatcatctgtttttctctgcatgGTCGTGTTCAGACAGAGGTGAGTGTCAAAAGGgttgttttaggtttttatgTTGAAGTGCAGTAGTCGTAGTCGATGTTGTAGCGATAGAAGGTTCTTGCCCACTTTGCTCCCTTGTCAACATAAAGTGTGTGTTAAATGACAATGctagaaatattaatattatgttGTTGTAATTGGGAGTCTACACAGAATGGCGTGGCATGGCAAGGTGGCTCATTTCAAGTGAAATCTGTGAAGGGAACGTTGACCTGCATCAAGCGTCTTCCACCTTGTGTTGCATGTTCACGATGATCTGATCAGGCCGAACACCGATCAAACTACCTGAAAACAGACTTTAAAAGTTACTCTAGTTTCaggatgtgttttcttttacttgctGTAGTACAGTTTGCCAGGATAATACTTCGGCATGAGTTTAACTGGCTTTTACCAGAAAGTGATGAAACATATCGTTATGATGCCTAAAGGCTTTGTGTGTTAGCAAAAAATGAATTCCCAAAATATAACATCTTGCTGTGCTTGCTAACTTTATAGCACGATGCCATGCAGCATAAAGGAGAACGCGCTTCGATTTGAATGGCTGACCGTGTTTGTGGTCGTTACAGACAGACAAGAGCTTGTACCTGGTCACTGAGCAGGTGACGCCTCTGGCAGTCCACCTGAAGGCCCAGGCAGAGAAAGGCGGTGCTGGGGAACTGGAGGTGTCCTGGGGTCTGCACCAGATAGTGGTAAGGACATGATAGTGTACAGTCTGTAGCTCCAGGAGCGCTGTAGTTCAGGCATTTTCATAATTTTCCCCTGCTGACGTCTCTTCTCCGGTTAACCTCCCTCCCACAGAAAGCTCTGAGTTTTCTGGTCAACGACTGCCACCTGCTTCACAACAACTTGGGCGTGTGGGCCGTTTTCGTGGACCGAGCTGGAGAGTGGAAGCTCGGTGCTCTAGACCATGTGGCCCCTCAGCAGGGTGACCCAACCGGGGTCCCGCTCCCCACCCCGAAGTCTGTCAACCCAGATATGGAGAAGTACGACCCACCAGAGATGCCCAATAGCAGCGGAGACACATGGTGAGCGACGGCCGTTTTAACAAACTGCTTAGTTTTCTGCGGAGGCTTTTGCGTTGAACTGTGCGTACCTGTGTTGCAGGGCAGGGGAGGTGTGGCGACTTGGCTGCTTGATTTGGGAGGTGTTCAACGGGCCGCTTCCTCGCACATCATCCCTCCGCTCGCTGGGAAAGGTATGCCCCGTCTGTAGAAGTATCAGAAATACCTAGACTACTTTATTAATCTTGTTGTTATGAAACTTGAGGTGAGTTCATAAACCCGCTGTTTGCAAACTCGGCACAGTTTCTTGTAGGGATGTCCTGATCCGATCACGTGATTGGAAATCTGGGCCGATCAGGTGAATTTCAAATGATCGGAATCGGGTGGAAATTATCGGATTTAAGCTTACAAAACAACAGGCATGGCAATGTTCACGTTTTAAATTCATCCTGATGTACAAAGAGACTGTCAAACGTAATGACAATGgcttagttttaattttaataagtTTCAAGACATCAATAGAGGCTACGCATTGACGTCCATTGAGTGACAAAAACacggaaacacaaaaacacttaaggaGAATtagactcaacaatgatccatacgaaccaAATAACTAATGGTCCCctaacattgacatgtggccagaaatcaattatcctgatatttatatggacccgATTGCAGCACCAGGAAATACTGTACTTATACTAAAGTTTGACCTTTTAATACTTTATACTCAACTCCAACAGCTTTGTACAAGTGTAcgcggacgttaaaaggatgacgaggagtgatcacaaatattctgtttaatgtttttttatcatttattgttggaactgaaatagttactgtcggctgtagctacgccaaaacaacaacatggacaaacttatctgacagcccttcaggacgtaacttaaggtgtgacttaaaaaaaacaaaacagcataaattaatattacctgacactaaatgtgaaccacgacaccaggtttctgtgcctggattccggTTGTTTCTTAGTAATTCAGCGATCTGTTTACTTCTCTGTTCATTGTCGGAGATATCTTTTCACCGATATCTAAAAGCCTGTGATTTAAActgatgctgctaatctccgtgctcagctgtcacttcttttgccactcagtggccgtaaccacggcgACTTCCGCTGGCTGTGGCGTCACGTGCACAACCTCAATATTCATAGTTGCACAGCTGGTCAGCTGGTCGTCATTAGGTTAACGCAGGGTAAGCATGTCACCTCAGGACAGCGGTGATGTCTGCAGTTAGGAGGTATTTTTAAACTGGACAGCGAAGGCTGCGCAACAGCCAAACCGGGCATTTCACGTGGTGGAAAGAACAGAGCTGCGTTCAACGCCACGAATATGACACGccacctgaaaaacaaacaccctgCCCAGTACTCTGAGTTCACTCAGACAAAGACGCTGATCCAGAACAAGACACTGACAAATAAAGAGGAATTGCCTCAGGACAGAGAAAAGGCCAAAAAGATCAGCCTCTGTCTGTGAGTTGCCTTTTCGTCACCACTTTACCAGCACAGCTGTTTCACAACAAGCTACGTTGAGCTCAATACAGAGCACATTTAAGAGGTGATAACAAACCAGTGCTTTGCAGTTTTATATCCATGTTGGTGTTTTATACTTCAGTGGTGTTATTCCAATAAGCTGGAAaccttttatttcatgttgagGTTAAGCTGCTTAGCACCGCTCTGAATGGACATTCCtgatgttcattttaatactAGACTAGTTAGTGTAATTCTGCACACAGCCTAGATGGGATTTTACTTTCTGACTTGTGACTGAATGTGAAGCTTCCTCTTAAAAGTGGAGTTAAGTGCTTTACTTTTACTTCTGCAATGCTGCACCATGTGGAATTGTTGAGATTTTGTTTTACATACATCTTCTAGTTTGTTTATCgaaaaaagatatttatttaaattgcacCACTGATAAGCTACAAAGagattttatgttgtttacttGGTGTGAACCAATGCTGCGCCGACAAACGTTCTCATAAAAGAGCCAGGTAAAAAATGATCATGTGAGAATGtgatcaggacatccctagTTTCCTAAAAACGAGGAATAGAATGAGTTGTTTCTTTTGCGGGCCACTGGTTGTTGTTACGACTtgtttcctccatctttcttgTCCTTCCTGTGTGTCCACAGATCCCCAAGACCCTGGTCCCCCATTACTGTGAGCTGGTGGGGGCCAACCCTCGGGCTCGGCCAAACCCGGCCCGCTTTCTGCAGAACTGCAGAACCCCGGGGGGGTTCCTCAGCAACAGCTTTGTGGAGAGCAACCTTTTCCTGGAAGAGATCCAGGTTTGTCGACTGGCAttaagagtgtgtgtttgtattagACCTACAGTGAGTCTCTACCAATAAAGCCAAGCCTAGTCCTCTTGGAGCTATCCTTGGGTATACATGGTTTAATCCGGATAGGCAAGGGAAGCCTTCTGTTGCCTCACAGCTGCACTATACCTCagtttatgcatttatttgagTAGTGTTTCTGAAACTGGAGTGTCAGTGTTCCAGCAGAGTAAATGATCCACGTCTCGATAGTGGTAGTAAATGCACCCTCCTCATGTGGACCTCTCCAGATTAAAGAAcctgcagagaagcagcagttCTTCCAGGATCTGAGTGAAAACCTGGACTCGTTCCCCGAAGACTTCTGTAAACACAAGGTCCTTCCTCAGCTGCTCACCGCCTTCGAGTTCGGCAATGCAGGAGCCGTCGTCCTCACCCCGCTCTTCAAGGTAAATCTGCTCTGCCCTGGACGACTCTCGCACCTCATTAAATATCAGAGCAGCGcgccagagaccagaccagatcgcTTTTATCACACTAAATCACATTACACGCCATTAGAAGTCGTGCTCTAATCTGTTTTTACTTCATCTGCCAGGTGGGGAAGTTCCTGTCAGCGGAAGAATACCAACAAAAGATCATTCCCGTCATTGTGAAGATGTTTTCGTCCACGGATCGAGCTATGAGGATACGACTTCTgcagcaggtgtgtgttatttctGTACAATGCTGGctttgaactttaaaaaaacgcacaaaaatCAATGTTTCCAATCCTTATCATACGTTCTGGTGAATGGTGAAAGTTATGATATTATTGGAACTATTGTCTAAGTTTGACATCATCTATTTTATAGACATGAAAGAGAAAAGCCTCTCAGAGGTATAGTCTCTGTATTGAGTGATATTCCTATCTTGTCTTTGTTGACGTCGTTCCCCCCGTCTTTCTCAGATGGAGCAGTTCATTCAGTATCTGAACGAGGCAGCTGTCAATTCCCAGATCTTTCCTCACGTCGTCCACGGCTTCACAGACACCAACCCGGCCATCAGAGAACAGACCGTTAAGGTAGCCTGCTTTTCACGAGCCGCAAGCTGATGAGACGTTTTACGCGTCCACCGGCTGCTGTCAGCTTTTCGTAGATGTGCCTCTTCATCGGTTTTCCCCTCGCTCCTCCAGTCTATGCTGCTGCTGGCTCCCAAGCTGAATGAGACCAACCTGAACCAGGAGCTGATGCGTCACTTTGCGCGGCTGCAGGCCAGAGATGAACAAGGCCCAATCCGCTGCAACACCACTGTGTGCTTGGGAAAGATCGCCTCCTACCTCAACGCTGGGGTAAAGCACACCAGCGTCACTGTGTAGAATTTACAGtcttaatgtaaaaaaaacaaaaaaacacacacacagagacaaatgtaaataaagattaaTTGTCCCTGTGGTCACAGACTCGACAGCGGGTTCTGATTTCTGCCTTCTCGCGAGCTACGAAGGACCCCTTCCCCGCTTCACGCTCGGCCGGTGTCCTGGGCTTCGCAGCTACGCACAACTTCTACAGCGTAACGGAGATCGCTGGCCGAATCCTGCCCACACTCTGTGCCATTACTGTTGACCCCGACAAGAGTGTCAGGGACCAGGTAGGAGGCTGCTGGAGATTTATGACTACATGGTGTTTTTACGCCTTTTAATCTTAACTATTGAACCAATGGCTCAGAGATAAGAGAACGGTTTGCGTATGTCACTACAGAAAGTAAAtttatcacatatatatatgttgttattCAACAGCAGCAAGACTTCTTCAATCTTCGgggaatacattttaaaaaaaaaaagaccttagCTAAGTTGGCTCAGCAAAGTTTTAAGATGTTTGGGGGAAGCTGCTGCTCGGTCTCTTATCAAGACGTGCTctcttatatatttttctcttttttttttaaggcattcAAAGCGATCAAGAGTTTCCTTTCCAAGCTGGAGACTGTGTCAGAAGACCCAACCAAGCTAGCTGAGATAGGTACGCAACAAACTGCACTGAGCTCCGTTCACGTTTCACGTATTTGTTTCCATATTGCGCTTAGCGTCCGAAGGAAAATAATAGTTTCTCAAGTTCATAATTCATAAATCCTAAAACTAAAAACCCATCCTGCAGAAAAGGACGTGGCGTCGTGCGCTCAGCCCGCAGGAGCCTCTTCCAGCTGGGCCGGCTGGGCCGTCACCGGCATGTCCTCGCTAACGTCCAAGCTGATCCGCAACGCTCCTGGAACAGAAGGCGGTGCAGCCGAGGGCGGCGGCTCTACCGACACCACCAGCCCCACCAGTGCTGCCGATGAAGCAGCCCCTCCTGGTAGGGTTCTCGCATTTCAGTCCGTAGAACGGACGCTAGTAATGAGACCTGCTTTTGGGACCTATTTAAATCCTGGGAAGGTTCCAGACGCGCTAAATGAAACCTGACCTGATTTCTTTTAACACATATCAGGTTCTGAAGATAAAACCCCACAAGCCTCTCTGCCTCAGCGCCCCGCCTCTAGTCGTGCCAAGCAATCGCTGACTCTCGAAGCAACAGACAATGATGATGAGCCGATAGGAGACCGCTGGGATGACGAGGAGGACTGGGGGAGCTTggaggtacaaaaaaaaaaaaaaaaaaatattggtaTATAAATTATATGAGAATAAGTTTCGTCATCTCAGATttcatgaataaatgttttcaatTGTTCACACGTTCCCTCAAAGGAGCCGGAGAAAGCTCACACTGAGACCGACGACTGGAACACGGACTGGTCAGGAATGTCATCATCCAAAAAGAAGGCCAGCGACAAAGGAGTAGGAACCATTTATTTTATCCTATATACAATAAAGACTTCTGTGCTAATGCTGCTACTAGTAAAGTAATAAAGCTAATCTTTAATTAAAGCTGGTGTCGAACTTAAACTTTCTTCGCTCTCAGTTCAGGCCGACGCTCATTTAATTCTCGATACGCAGGTGGGTCGCTCTTCCGCCTCCGCGGCAGTGAAGAAGCAGAGCTCAGACTGGAGCAGCTCTGGCTGGGACGCCGATGACAGCTGGTCCAACGAGAAGGAAGGCCAGGGTCAGAGCTCCGCCGGCGAGGAAGGCTGGGGCAACGactggggggaggaggacacGGACACGACGTTGACCAACAAGACGCTCCCCCTGCCCGAGGGCGTGCGGTTAGCCAGCGAGTACAACTGGGACAGCAGCACGGCGAAGGGCGCCGGCCAGAACGACCTGTTCGCCAGCGTGTCGCAGAGAAGCACGGCGGCCACTGGTGCTACCACGGTGAGAACAGGaggaggccaaaaaaaaaaaaaaacgtatttggATATATTCACTTAGAGCTGATTACATTACAATGAACAGAAGGTCGGGGATTAAAACGATGCcacagacagaacacaacaaaaacccACTAATAGGGGGGAAACTTTTACGTTGGTGCCTTAAAAGGAGAAGATTTTAAGATCTAAATTTTGTGATGGTCAAATATTAATCTCTTGTTTAGCtggtttaaaaaacagaaaaaacaaatacagtgtcCTCTTGTTGAGAAGTTGATCTGTGGTTCACATAAATGGGAAGATAAGTTTAGAAAGAACCCAGTACCAACGGCTCAGTGTCCTGCCTTCAGTATCTGGATAACTCCGTTAATATGAAGCTGCTTTAAAGTTTGTCAGAGACCAACACGTCCCTGGTCACAAACctggaaatggaaataaatctaaTCCATAAATTCAAACACAAATGATTCTCTCTTAAATTTTGATGACGACATGAAGTGGATTTGTTACCAACAGTTGATAAACCTTACGATTAAACCATTAATAAAAGACAAAGTCTGTACAAGTGGCATTTAATTTGATATAAAATGTATCTTTTGCTGGTTTCCTGCTAATTACTACTTTCTAAAAGTGGAATCAGAATAAACAGGATTGTTTAAGCGTAATAGCAACATGTTAGTCAGGTTTATCTGAGCCACATTTGAAGAAGCGGACTCCGTTTAGTGATGGTTGCGTTGTATTTTCTGTGCGACAGCCTGGAGAAGGCTGGAGTGCAGAGCCCACGGGAGACTGGGGAGCTGAGGAGAGCTGGGAGTCAGTAGACGGAAGTCAGGGTAAGTCTCTCAGCTGAGttactgctttatttattcaaccTGTCGtccaaacaaaaaccaaaaaaagtgtttttgatgTTATGTCAGAACATTTATGCTTCTTCATCTCTGGATTGTTTCATATCTACAGTAATCTATTGTTAAACGgacaaagataaaatgatctcCTCCTCAGTTCAATCTCCCTGACATAAGTAATGAATTTCCATGTCTGTGGTCACTCAGGTCTCAGCAAGGCGGAGCTGTCCAAAAAGAAACGAGAGGAGCGGAGGAAAGAGCTGGAGGCCAAGCGAGCGGAGCGTAAAGCTGCTAAAGGACCTCTCAAACTGGGCGCGCGCAAGCTGGACTGATGAGGGTGGAGCTGGCGAGCGAACGAGGAGCGTGACCCACAGTGACTGGACCAGAGCCGCGGATGTAGGTCCGTCATTCCGCAAGTAAAGGACCAGGGAGGAGTGATGAAGAAAACTGTGAACAGTCGCTGTAATGGAGGAGGCCTGGTGGCTGATGGGTGTCGACGTATATGACTCTTAGGTTTGGGGTTTTCTGGGTTTCTTCACTAAAGACCTGACGGACgggagatgaagaaagacacGTGAAGTATCAGAGCTGCACTCCTCGCAGCAAGCAGGCCTGAGTTCATTTGACAAAATGTCccccactgtttttttttttaactcataaAGTTGTCGTTGTAAAGTAAATGTATATAACTGGTGCATCTTGTCTTAAAAGAAATTacactctttctttttattttattttttttttaaaaagagaagtATATACAGAGTAGAACTTCAAACGGTGTATTACTATACTGAATGTCTCTCAGTGGgtatgcacacagacacagtggaTACATTTGTTTTAGCTCACCTGTCAGTTACAGATCTAAGACTGGACATCAGTCCATGCATGCACTTGTGTATTTGTGGCTTAACAAAAGGTAAGAAATTACAAATGTTTTGAC
Protein-coding regions in this window:
- the scyl1 gene encoding N-terminal kinase-like protein isoform X2: MWSFFARDPVKDFAYEILPDSQEKSGIWSLHRGKRKTNGEPVSVFVYEMAQGTELQTQLAKAAFKRMKTLRHPNILAYVDGLETDKSLYLVTEQVTPLAVHLKAQAEKGGAGELEVSWGLHQIVKALSFLVNDCHLLHNNLGVWAVFVDRAGEWKLGALDHVAPQQGDPTGVPLPTPKSVNPDMEKYDPPEMPNSSGDTWAGEVWRLGCLIWEVFNGPLPRTSSLRSLGKIPKTLVPHYCELVGANPRARPNPARFLQNCRTPGGFLSNSFVESNLFLEEIQIKEPAEKQQFFQDLSENLDSFPEDFCKHKVLPQLLTAFEFGNAGAVVLTPLFKVGKFLSAEEYQQKIIPVIVKMFSSTDRAMRIRLLQQMEQFIQYLNEAAVNSQIFPHVVHGFTDTNPAIREQTVKSMLLLAPKLNETNLNQELMRHFARLQARDEQGPIRCNTTVCLGKIASYLNAGTRQRVLISAFSRATKDPFPASRSAGVLGFAATHNFYSVTEIAGRILPTLCAITVDPDKSVRDQAFKAIKSFLSKLETVSEDPTKLAEIEKDVASCAQPAGASSSWAGWAVTGMSSLTSKLIRNAPGTEGGAAEGGGSTDTTSPTSAADEAAPPGSEDKTPQASLPQRPASSRAKQSLTLEATDNDDEPIGDRWDDEEDWGSLEEPEKAHTETDDWNTDWSGMSSSKKKASDKGVGRSSASAAVKKQSSDWSSSGWDADDSWSNEKEGQGQSSAGEEGWGNDWGEEDTDTTLTNKTLPLPEGVRLASEYNWDSSTAKGAGQNDLFASVSQRSTAATGATTPGEGWSAEPTGDWGAEESWESVDGSQGLSKAELSKKKREERRKELEAKRAERKAAKGPLKLGARKLD
- the scyl1 gene encoding N-terminal kinase-like protein isoform X1, producing the protein MWSFFARDPVKDFAYEILPDSQEKSGIWSLHRGKRKTNGEPVSVFVYEMAQGTELQTQLAKAAFKRMKTLRHPNILAYVDGLETETDKSLYLVTEQVTPLAVHLKAQAEKGGAGELEVSWGLHQIVKALSFLVNDCHLLHNNLGVWAVFVDRAGEWKLGALDHVAPQQGDPTGVPLPTPKSVNPDMEKYDPPEMPNSSGDTWAGEVWRLGCLIWEVFNGPLPRTSSLRSLGKIPKTLVPHYCELVGANPRARPNPARFLQNCRTPGGFLSNSFVESNLFLEEIQIKEPAEKQQFFQDLSENLDSFPEDFCKHKVLPQLLTAFEFGNAGAVVLTPLFKVGKFLSAEEYQQKIIPVIVKMFSSTDRAMRIRLLQQMEQFIQYLNEAAVNSQIFPHVVHGFTDTNPAIREQTVKSMLLLAPKLNETNLNQELMRHFARLQARDEQGPIRCNTTVCLGKIASYLNAGTRQRVLISAFSRATKDPFPASRSAGVLGFAATHNFYSVTEIAGRILPTLCAITVDPDKSVRDQAFKAIKSFLSKLETVSEDPTKLAEIEKDVASCAQPAGASSSWAGWAVTGMSSLTSKLIRNAPGTEGGAAEGGGSTDTTSPTSAADEAAPPGSEDKTPQASLPQRPASSRAKQSLTLEATDNDDEPIGDRWDDEEDWGSLEEPEKAHTETDDWNTDWSGMSSSKKKASDKGVGRSSASAAVKKQSSDWSSSGWDADDSWSNEKEGQGQSSAGEEGWGNDWGEEDTDTTLTNKTLPLPEGVRLASEYNWDSSTAKGAGQNDLFASVSQRSTAATGATTPGEGWSAEPTGDWGAEESWESVDGSQGLSKAELSKKKREERRKELEAKRAERKAAKGPLKLGARKLD